From one Aspergillus fumigatus Af293 chromosome 8, whole genome shotgun sequence genomic stretch:
- a CDS encoding NmrA-like family protein → MSTPTVIVFGPTGRVGSAAALSAQKHNAKVILAMRDTTKSIPGLTSEQETTGNFERVQVDLTSPESIHAAVTKTGAKHAFIYLAFGTADAMRASIEALRGAGIEMVVFLSTISISLHGAADAVPPSDFIAFTHAQVEANLRDVFGDDYVAVRPAFFASNSLWWKSGVLAGEVKQAYPEARFDFLAPEDIGSVAGRFLVKGLPAGGDGSKLKYVDLVGPEQMSITEAVGLIGKVVGKEVKITKIDEQEALQDMTKVNGLPEPVAKNILAQLRKQDESGGFFGLPEAASGNVQKYTGRPSLRFHEWLDLNKEKFLA, encoded by the coding sequence ATGTCCACACCAACTGTGATCGTCTTCGGCCCAACAGGCAGGGTCGGCTCTGCAGCTGCCCTCAGCGCGCAGAAGCACAACGCAAAGGTCATCCTCGCCATGCGCGACACCACAAAGTCCATCCCCGGTCTCACTTCTGAGCAAGAAACCACCGGTAACTTCGAGCGCGTGCAAGTAGACCTTACTTCTCCGGAAAGCATCCATGCCGCTGTCACCAAGACCGGCGCCAAGCACGCATTCATCTACCTCGCTTTTGGCACGGCGGATGCAATGCGCGCCAGCATCGAGGCGCTCAGGGGGGCTGGGATCGAGATGGTCGTGTTTCTAAGCACTATTAGCATTAGTCTCCACGGGGCTGCCGACGCCGTCCCGCCGAGTGACTTTATTGCGTTTACCCATGCGCAGGTGGAGGCGAATCTGCGGGATGTCTTTGGTGACGACTATGTGGCGGTTCGGCCGGCGTTCTTTGCGAGCAATTCTTTGTGGTGGAAGAGTGGGGTTCTGGCAGGAGAGGTCAAGCAGGCGTATCCCGAGGCCCGGTTTGATTTTCTCGCGCCGGAAGACATTGGAAGTGTTGCTGGGAGGTTTCTGGTGAAAGGGTTGCCAGCTGGGGGAGATGGGAGCAAACTAAAATACGTCGACCTTGTAGGACCGGAGCAGATGTCGATAACGGAGGCAGTTGGTCTGATTGGCAAAGTTGTTGGCAAGGAAGTCAAGATCACCAAGATCGATGAGCAGGAGGCACTGCAGGATATGACCAAGGTCAATGGGTTGCCGGAGCCTGTAGCGAAGAACATACTTGCTCAGCTTCGCAAGCAGGACGAATCTGGTGGCTTCTTCGGTCTACCGGAGGCGGCATCGGGAAATGTTCAAAAGTATACCGGGAGACCGTCACTGCGCTTCCATGAGTGGTTGGATCTGAACAAGGAAAAGTTCCTGGCCTGA
- a CDS encoding Zn(II)2Cys6 transcription factor, whose translation MVGVPRSAGCRTCIQRRVKCDEGRPECRRCRDRNVKCPGYQRRVKFYHQTPASLRNRKQKDSRHVAAPAVHALTPRASMDGNIVPSLVSTAIDTQMKEVFQYFVMVSFPGLFSAWRNRVELNWLDFVRHHLDTSSHALIWSLRSLSVWHLGRAQNDHDKMLASRHFYGRGLQHLIYSLRDPRTATSNLTLMAAIHLGIYEMLDGLGEKSWLAHSRGIGKLFQLRGPQAHRDGFGRTLLVAYRPFLVADAIVSEEPCFLEEPGWQAIVHDAIAFERSAGKSCPLSEIVELAFNEIVLCPGLFARTRAFVSQTGVKSEILRESLVARITRCRDRLVEFHGEMQPLIVKYNKDNMLKWEEDTKSPIPTEYGPKVAKFAARGARSAIAVLNQLLVLIEADKNRSFLDTKPPCRNTLWKLPAGSIASSESQEKQPTAYDAHEDDSPDRLDQLALSMGMLAIRSGKPPAHQY comes from the exons ATGGTTGGGGTACCGCGCAGCGCTGGCTGCCGCACCTGCATCCAGCGGCGGGTCAAG TGTGATGAGGGTCGACCGGAATGTCGTCGCTGTCGCGACAGAAACGTCAAGTGTCCGGGCTATCAACGCCGAGTGAAATTCTACCACCAGACTCCGGCGTCTCTTAGAAACCGGAAGCAGAAAGATAGTCGACACGTTGCTGCGCCCGCTGTTCATGCGCTCACTCCTCGGGCGAGCATGGATGGAAATATAGTACCCAGCCTGGTATCCACAGCAATAGATACCCAGATGAAGGAAGTGTTTCAGTACTTCGTCATGGTCTCCTTTCCCGGCCTGTTCTCCGCATGGCGGAATAGAGTTGAGCTCAACTGGCTAGACTTCGTTCGCCATCACCTCGATACCTCGTCACACGCACTGATCTGGAGCCTCCGGAGTCTGAGCGTATGGCACCTCGGTCGCGCGCAAAACGACCATGACAAGATGCTCGCCAGCCGGCACTTCTATGGCCGCGGTCTGCAGCATTTGATCTACTCGCTCCGCGACCCCCGCACCGCCACCTCAAACTTGACCCTTATGGCTGCCATCCACCTTGGGATATATGAAATGCTGGATGGGCTCGGCGAAAAATCCTGGCTCGCTCATTCCCGGGGAATTGGCAAACTATTCCAACTTCGTGGTCCCCAAGCTCACCGCGACGGATTCGGCCGCACGCTGCTGGTAGCGTATCGCCCGTTTCTAGTCGCCGATGCTATTGTCTCCGAAGAGCCGTGCTTCCTGGAGGAACCTGGATGGCAAGCCATAGTCCACGACGCAATCGCATTCGAACGCAGCGCTGGAAAAAGCTGTCCGCTGAGTGAGATTGTGGAGCTCGCTTTCAACGAGATTGTACTCTGCCCGGGGCTTTTTGCGCGGACGCGCGCCTTTGTTTCGCAGACGGGGGTAAAGTCAGAGATACTGCGAGAGTCGCTGGTGGCTCGGATCACTCGTTGTCGAGATAGACTGGTCGAGTTTCATGGGGAAATGCAGCCGTTGATCGTCAAATACAATAAGGACAATATGCTCAAGTGGGAGGAAGATACGAAGAGTCCCATTCCCACCGAGTATGGGCCAAAGGTAGCCAAATTCGCGGCCCGAGGCGCGCGATCTGCCATTGCAGTACTCAACCAGCTGTTGGTTCTGATCGAAGCAGATAAAAATCGCTCGTTCTTGGATACAAAGCCGCCTTGTCGGAATACCTTATGGAAGCTACCAGCAGGGAGCATTGCATCGTCCGAGTCGCAAGAGAAGCAACCGACTGCCTACGACGCACACGAAGATGACTCCCCGGATCGACTGGACCAGCTTGCATTGTCGATGGGTATGCTAGCAATAAGATCAGGAAAGCCTCCTGCACATCAGTATTGA
- a CDS encoding EGFR-like transmembrane domain-containing protein produces the protein MLVSSTSASIAVVLLLTQWTGSTIAAQCYFSDGSKADSSFQPCFPDQYNSPCCANNKPKGMANDLCLTSGLCLAQMQGFAGMIYQNGCTDQTGKSSQCQAICSGSTSGGIHLLPCPAKGTNKWCCSINGTDCCDNAATVSIGTIYGYTSISASSASSSTSTATGTGTIATTTVTTTAAAGNGTEVCSDSSSKATAVGAGIGAGLGTCLVATLFALWFQRRMYQKKLQQTSGYAGYSPASMAYAQSGYSNPSSGVRRNVSELQSNQEVIHEADGQETRK, from the exons ATGCTCGTCTCATCGACATCAGCATCAATTGCCGTCGTGCTGCTGTTAACACAATGGACGGGTTCCACGATCGCCGCACAGTGCTACTTCTCCGACGGCAGTAAAGCAGACAGCAGTTTCCAGCCCTGTTTCCCAGACCAATATAATAGCCCCTGCTGCGCGAATAACAAGCCCAAGGGCATGGCCAACGACCTCTGCTTAACGAGTGGACTGTGTCTGGCACAGATGCAGGGCTTCGCAGGGATGATATATCAGAATGGGTGTACCGATCAGACCGGGAAGAGCAGCCAGTGTCAGGCGATTTGTTCTGGCT CTACGTCGGGCGGAATCCACCTTCTCCCTTGCCCAGCCAAGGGTACTAACAAGTGGTGCTGTAGCATCAACGGGACAGACTGCTGCGATAACGCGGCGACGGTCTCCATCGGCACAATCTACGGATACACGAGCATATCGGCATCGTCGGCATCGTCGTCAACCTCAACAGCCACGGGGACCGGGACGATAGCTACAACGACGGTCACCACAACAGCTGCAGCCGGTAACGGTACGGAAGTCTGCTCGGATTCGAGCTCGAAGGCGACCGCGGTCGGGGCGGGGATTGGAGCAGGTCTGGGTACCTGCTTAGTTGCGACACTATTTGCGCTCTGGTTCCAGCGACGGATGTAtcagaagaagctgcagcagaCTAGCGGATACGCTGGATACAGTCCTGCCAGCATGGCATATGCCCAATCTGGGTATTCGAACCCGTCGAGTGGTGTTCGGCGGAATGTCTCCGAGCTGCAGTCGAATCAAGAAGTCATCCATGAGGCAGATGGACAAGAGACACGAAAATGA
- a CDS encoding Zn(II)2Cys6 transcription factor: MSGHPSEELSADYQLQSGGYFHYARSPLPTRVSSACERCRRHKTRCDPFRPCSLCARAKVDCQPLPASQTRRDSTRKAKRILRSHERQRTASAAAADQPSEGFEATSKEAPPAGASNHDSRIATDSRVTQPAVDYGEAESTMGIVQKICELGRQHIDEQATSAIPGYRASTSVAKRRTAALGQRLPISSILGQDLPPTEIMYSLLEDYFDAVHWFSLAIYEPTFRRKLLSVADGFAYPSQKSFLLLLAVVLGMGAWYRSQRRTTDSTDNGDWQQLSANLLKIVESHVVELMDQPSVTAAQICILFGSHHVYHGRPNLSFSLLGATIKISQAAGLHRELPRGNFEDIEERKRVWWTIYTWDRFASITYGRPLGINDKDCNLNMPADTFENPYFVAPRSEQGYTVCYSTYQRELNRLYLMASTALEAIFGSRTSGSSEELAGDAYVALVKEATQNLRRWRDELPEHLVLDLERDFPPDSGLSARAHALQSLSLQLTYDNILIVLHRPLLARQVDHLSTNRHAASRSGGMDSPSCHPSGPSPPQRDPAFDAVSPNASVTSPVHWWNAALRTSRVTELPVLAQLATDSHLVAFLAINLFNAAIVLAVMALSDPLSDTAQVVKRTITRILRLQDLLGKRSALSKQSTTVLKNVVTLLLRRESEAILAPITTNNQQEGHQSLVDSAPMSVEDTLRLPLDATLDFFDAPTRRPAWPDQSRAQRLNESLASVQFVVPSGNDDRSFNWYASGDTHQARGTIQDTIQPDNTWQQSAPNEWHDHSVSLGSMETASYGTSERGLYWLWDMSWNGTES, from the exons ATGTCTGGACATCCTTCGGAAGAGCTTAGTGCGGATTATCAATTACAGTCTGGCGGATACTTTCATTACGCTCGCTCGCCGTTGCCGACGCGAGTCAGCAGTGCGTGCGAACGATGCCGCCGCCACAAGACTCGG TGCGATCCCTTCCGACCGTGCTCACTCTGTGCAAGGGCAAAAGTTGATTGTCAACCGCTCCCTGCTAGTCAGACCCGTAGGGATAGCACTCGGAA AGCAAAGAGAATACTGCGAAGTCATGAGCGACAGAGAACGGCATCAGCAGCTGCCGCTGACCAACCTTCAGAGGGCTTTGAGGCCACCAGCAAGGAGGCTCCACCAGCGGGGGCTTCTAATCATGACAGCCGTATAGCTACAGACAGCCGTGTGACACAACCAGCAGTCGACTACGGTGAAGCAGAATCGACCATGGGAATCGTACAAAAAATCTGTGAACTGGGCAGGCAGCATATTGATGAGCAAGCCACCTCTGCCATTCCAGGCTACCGAGCGAGCACCAGCGTTGCCAAGCGGCGCACCGCAGCTCTCGGACAACGGCTTCCCATTTCTTCAATACTAGGACAAGATTTACCGCCGACGGAGATTATGTACTCGTTGCTTGAGGACTACTTTGATGCTGTCCATTGGTTTTCTCTGGCTATTTATGAACCTACCTTTCGCAGGAAACTCCTGTCCGTAGCCGACGGGTTTGCCTATCCCTCCCAGAAATCATTCTTGCTGCTCCTTGCAGTTGTACTGGGTATGGGGGCGTGGTATCGATCTCAAAGGAGGACGACTGACTCGACCGACAATGGCGATTGGCAACAATTGAGTGCAAACCTCTTGAAGATCGTCGAGTCGCATGTTGTTGAGTTGATGGACCAACCTTCCGTCACAGCGGCCCAGATATGCATCCTTTTCGGATCACACCACGTCTATCACGGGCGTCCGAatctctctttctccttaCTTGGTGCGACTATCAAGATATCCCAGGCGGCAGGGCTGCACCGGGAACTCCCGAGGGGCAActttgaggatattgaagaaAGGAAACGTGTATGGTGGACGATTTACACGTGGGATCGATTTGCGTCGATCACATACGGCCGACCACTAGGAATCAACGACAAGGACTGCAATCTCAACATGCCGGCGGATACATTCGAAAATCCCTACTTTGTTGCACCGAGATCAGAGCAGGGATATACCGTCTGTTACTCTACTTATCAAAGGGAGTTGAATCGTCTCTACCTTATGGCGTCCACTGCCCTGGAGGCAATTTTCGGCTCGCGGACATCCGGCTCGTCCGAGGAGCTGGCGGGGGACGCATACGTTGCGCTCGTCAAAGAAGCGACTCAAAACCTTCGGAGATGGCGGGATGAATTACCGGAGCACCTAGTCCTAGACCTCGAGAGGGATTTCCCGCCTGACAGTGGTCTCAGTGCGAGAGCACATGCCTTACAATCGTTGTCCCTGCAATTGACCTACGATAACATTCTCATCGTCCTTCACCGGCCCTTATTGGCAAGGCAAGTTGATCACCTATCGACAAATCGTCACGCTGCTAGCCGAAGCGGCGGGATGGATTCCCCCAGCTGCCATCCGAGCGgaccatcaccaccacaaAGGGACCCAGCATTCGATGCTGTGTCGCCGAATGCATCTGTCACAAGTCCCGTACACTGGTGGAATGCGGCCTTGAGAACATCTCGAGTGACCGAGTTACCAGTCCTGGCGCAACTTGCGACGGATAGTCATTTGGTTGCCTTCTTGGCCATAAATCTATTCAACGCAGCAATTGTGTTGGCGGTCATGGCTTTGTCAGATCCGCTCTCCGACACGGCCCAGGTCGTGAAGCGAACAATCACTCGTATCCTGCGTCTGCAGGATCTTCTTGGAAAGCGCTCGGCACTGTCGAAGCAGAGTACGACGGTTTTGAAGAATGTTGTCACATTGCTTCTCCGCCGTGAATCAGAGGCTATTCTGGCTCCAATCACGACAAACAACCAGCAGGAAGGTCACCAGTCATTAGTCGACTCTGCACCGATGTCAGTGGAAGATACCCTCCGGCTCCCGCTCGACGCGACGCTTGACTTTTTCGACGCCCCAACGCGACGGCCGGCATGGCCTGACCAGAGCAGAGCTCAGCGCCTGAACGAAAGTTTAGCCTCAGTTCAATTCG TCGTTCCCTCCGGCAATGATGACCGTTCCTTCAACTGGTATGCGAGTGGAGACACTCATCAAGCTCGTGGTACCATTCAGGACACGATACAGCCAGATAATACCTGGCAGCAGTCTGCCCCGAACGAATGGCATGACCACAGCGTTTCTCTTGGGTCAATGGAGACCGCAAGCTACGGGACAAGTGAACGAGGGTTATACTGGCTATGGGATATGTCATGGAATGGAACCGAGTCATAG
- a CDS encoding putative histidine acid phosphatase — protein MALGSVTLADTNSNTFNPLHHLAGISPYFTPNDPQLDPSVPQGCNVTRAAYLARHAAIYANDFDYERYLEPFIQKLQNTTQDWSKAGSLSFLSKWSAPITEAHLEKITRVGLQGVNHTSKPQRMYGQQHRREPSRLHKDLSLDTPAMKRLKSNSPRSGEYKHAAADSLTPYKSCPAYSSSYGSKQSSEFVSHYTKPIITRLQAQAPAFNFTSDDIVAMFELCGYETVIRGSSPFCSLGLFTATEWLAFEYGNDLMYFHNTGYGRDLSPAIGFPWLNATRTILADDSASQDLYVSFTHRELPPTVLTALGLFNNSAYSGANDVNATMPTDAINYGRAWKSSQILPFLTNIAIEKMVCDSYGYDDGVYYRVLVNEGPQPLVGCRDGPGESCSEEAFGRFVQQRGEWYGDFGKACGVDYENSTDVLSIYQ, from the exons ATGGCGTTGGGCTCTGTCACCCTGGCAGACACCAACTCGAATACCTTCAATCCGCTCCACCATCTGGCCGGAATTTCCCCTTACTTTACACCCAATGACCCTCAGCTCGACCCCTCGGTACCACAGGGCTGCAATGTTACTCGCGCAGCTTATCTTGCCCGTCACGCCGCCATCTATGCCAACGATTTTGACTATGAACGCTACCTTGAGCCAttcatccagaagctgcaaAACACCACGCAGGATTGGTCCAAGGCAGGAAGCCTCTCGTTCCTGAGCAAGTGGAGCGCGCCAATCACCGAGGCACATCTCGAGAAAATCACCCGAGTTGGTCTGCAAGGAGTCAATCAT ACTTCCAAACCCCAAAGAATGTATGGACAGCAACATCGGAGAGAACCGTCAAGACTGCACAAGGATTTATCCTTGGATACACCGGCAATGAAACGGCTCAAATCAAACTCACCCAGGTCGGGGGAGTACAAGCACGCCGCAGCCGACTCGTTAACCCCGTACAAAAGTTGCCCGGCATACAGCTCCAGCTATGGCTCCAAACAGTCCAGT GAATTCGTCTCCCACTACACCAAACCTATCATTACGCGTCTCCAAGCCCAGGCCCCCGCCTTCAACTTCACGTCCGACGACATCGTCGCCATGTTCGAGCTCTGCGGCTATGAGACCGTCATCCGCGGCTCCTCCCCCTTCTGCTCCCTCGGCCTCTTCACCGCCACTGAATGGCTCGCCTTCGAGTACGGGAACGATCTCATGTACTTCCACAACACAGGCTACGGCCGTGACTTATCCCCCGCCATCGGCTTCCCCTGGCTCAATGCAACGAGAACCATCCTCGCCGACGACTCGGCCTCCCAAGACCTCTACGTCTCGTTCACCCACCGCGAGCTCCCGCCCACTGTGCTCACCGCGCTGGGTCTATTCAATAACAGCGCCTACTCGGGCGCGAACGACGTCAACGCTACCATGCCTACCGACGCAATCAACTACGGTCGCGCGTGGAAGAGCAGCCAGATCTTACCGTTCTTGACGAACATCGCGATCGAGAAGATGGTGTGTGATTCCTACGGGTATGACGACGGGGTGTACTACCGCGTGCTGGTGAACGAGGGTCCGCAGCCACTTGTGGGGTGTCGCGATGGGCCAGGGGAGAGTTGCTCCGAGGAGGCGTTCGGGCGCTTTGTGCAACAGCGGGGGGAGTGGTATGGGGATTTTGGCAAGGCGTGTGGGGTGGATTATGAGAATTCGACGGATGTGTTGTCGATTTATCAGTAG
- a CDS encoding cation:proton antiporter: MAGSFLPYHEPSIVQILIVISFFFFLSLAEWVSARVIQAGIIGQIAVGIIYGLPLADILEEHWQDTFRVLGYVGLILVIFEGGLSTRLDLLKKNFILSLLGASVGVLFPIAFSYLLLYLGFEYGPVETFIVGAALSATSLGTTFAVIKSAARSVDLAQTRVGAVLVSAAVIDDVAGLVLLSIIANLGKLSGGGNVNLGWIIGRPIVASVAMAVLTPLVTKYVFARIFRRYIEHTFAQFDHVSNIILMVLVLCAFIAIAAYAGTSVLFGAFLAGTFLTYIPSKHPSGPFVVMSREEGEREAHKSPTFVHTFEVYLLDVQSYLMEPLFFASIGFAIPFVQLWTGTRIWRGVVFSLLMVAAKFAVGIWLPLWKYIPLLWPPKRKELSKEGHGAQELQNDSPREKNGRSHVNTTWLSGLLLGSAMVARGEIGLLIIEIGFNETSYVSEDAFITGVWAILLNTIIGPMAVGLLVKFYGKRIGEGEWGLQEPEPLPGQDAEHRESEV; encoded by the exons ATGGCAGGCAGTTTCCTGCCATATCACGAGCCAAGCA TCGTCCAGATACTTATTGTAATTtcgtttttcttcttcctgtctcTGGCGGAATGGGTTTCTGCAAGAGTCATTCAAGCCGGAATTATCGGCCAGATTGCGGTGGGTATCATATATGGGTTACCATTAGCGGATATCCTAGAAGAGCACTGGCAGGATACCTTTCGCGTGTTAGGTTATGTCGGGTTGATTTTGGTTATCTTTGAGG GAGGACTTAGTACTCGActcgatcttctcaagaAGAACTTTATTCTCAGTCTTCTGGGAGCTTCGGTTGGGGTTCTCTTTCCAATTGCATTCTCCTATTTGCTGCTTTACCTGGGTTTTGAATATG GACCGGTGGAAACCTTCATCGTCGGTGCCGCGTTATCAGCGACTTCTCTTG GCACCACATTTGCAGTGATCAAGTCTGCAGCTAGATCTGTAGACCTTGCACAGACCCGAGTGGGCGCCGTGCTCGTAAGCGCTGCCGTCATTGACGATGTCGCTGGTCTCGTCCTATTGAG CATCATAGCCAACCTGGGCAAACTCTCCGGCGGAGGCAACGTCAACCTGGGCTGGATTATCGGCCGACCCATCGTCGCCTCCGTCGCCATGGCCGTCCTCACCCCATTAGTCACAAAGTACGTTTTTGCGAGGATCTTCCGACGGTATATCGAGCACACCTTTGCGCAGTTCGATCATGTCTCAAACATCATTCTGATGGTGTTGGTCCTCTGCGCGTTTATTGCCATCGCGGCGTACGCGGGTACCTCTGTCCTTTTTGGGGCATTTCTCGCCGGCACCTTCTTGACTTACATCCCCAGCAAGCATCCCTCTGGTCCGTTTGTGGTTATGAGTCGTGAGGAGGGGGAACGCGAAGCGCATAAGAGTCCCACATTTGTCCATACCTTTGAGGTGTACCTGCTGGACGTGCAGTCCTATCTGATGGAGCCACTATTCTTTGCTAGCATCGGGTTCGCCATTCCATTTGTGCAGCTCTGGACGGGGACAAGGATTTGGAGGGGAGTggtcttttccctcctgaTGGTCGCTGCCAAG TTTGCGGTCGGTATCTGGCTTCCACTGTGGAAATACATTCCACTTCTGTGGCCTCCCAAACGGAAGGAATTGTCCAAGGAAGGACATGGTGCACAGGAGCTGCAGAACGACTCGCCGAGGGAGAAAAATGGAAGGTCGCATGTGAACACTACCTGGTTGTCTGGGTTGCTTTTGGGCTCTGCGATGGTAGCGCGCGGTGAAATCGGGCTACTGATCATCGAGATAGGGTTTAATGAGACATCCTATGTGAGTGAGGACGCCTTCATTACTGGAGTTTGGGCGATTCTCCTTAACACCATCATTGGGCCGATGGCTGTTGGGCTGCTCGTCAAGTTCTACGGGAAGAGGATTGGAGAGGGAGAATGGGGACTGCAAGAGCCCGAACCACTGCCCGGGCAGGATGCTGAGCATAGGGAGAGTGAGGTATGA
- the pgaB gene encoding glycoside hydrolase family 28 protein encodes MHFFQSSLVAATMGAALVAAAPAADLETRGSCTFTSTSALKSGKASCSTITLQNIAVPAGETLDLTGLKTGTTVVFDGTTTFGYKEWEGPLISASGTSITIKQNPGAKIDCDGARWWDGKGGNGGKKKPKFFSAHKLNKSNITGLKVYNTPVHGFSIQSDHLTIKDVLLDNSAGTKLGHNTDAFDVGSSTYITIDGATVYNQDDCLAVNSGEHITFTNGYCNGGHGLSIGSVGGRSNNVVNDVTISNSQVINSQNGARIKTVYGATGSVTGVKFQDISLKGITKYGIVVQQDYENGKPTGKPTNGVKVSDITFEKVTGTVTSSATDIYILCGSGSCTNWTWSGNSVTGGKKSSSCKNVPAGASC; translated from the exons atgcatttCTTCCAATCCTCCCTCGTGGCCGCGACCATGGGCGCTGCGCTGGTCGCTGCCGCACCTGCCGCTGATCTCGAGACTCGCGGCTCTTGCACTTTCACCTCTACGTCCGCGCTCAAGTCCGGCAAGGCCTCGTGCTCCACCATCACTCTCCAGAACATCGCGGTGCCCGCGGGTGAGACCCTGGACCTGACTGGCCTGAAGACCGGTACCACT GTCGTCTTCGACGGTACCACCACCTTCGGCTACAAGGAATGGGAGGGCCCCCTGATTTCCGCGTCCGGAACCAGTATTACCATCAAGCAGAACCCTGGTGCTAAGATTGACTGTGATGGTGCTCGTTGGTGGGACGGCAAGGGAGGCAACGgtggcaagaagaagcccaagTTCTTCTCTGCCCACAAGCTGAACAAGTCGAACATCACCGGCCTGAAGGTCTACAACACCCCCGTCCATGGCTTCAGCATCCAGTCCGACCACCTCACCATCAAGGACGTCCTCCTCGACAACTCCGCCGGTACCAAGCTCGGCCACAATACCGATGCCTTTGACGTCGGTTCCAGCACCTACATCACTATTGACGGCGCCACCGTCTACAACCAGGACGACTGCCTGGCCGTCAACTCCGGTGAGCACATCACCTTCACCAACGGCTACTGCAACGGTGGTCACGGTCTCTCCATCGGCTCCGTCGGCGGCCGCAGTAACAATGTCGTCAACGACGTCACCATCTCCAACTCCCAGGTCATCAACTCCCAGAACGGTGCTCGGATCAAGACCGTCTACGGCGCGACTGGCTCTGTCACTGGCGTCAAGTTCCAGGATATCTCCCTCAAAGGTATCACCAAGTACGGTATTGTTGTCCAGCAGGACTACGAGAACGGCAAGCCCACTGGCAAGCCCACCAACGGCGTCAAGGTCTCCGATATCACCTTCGAGAAGGTCACCGGTACCGTCACCAGCTCCGCCACTGATATTTACATTCTCTGCGGATCTGGCAGCTGCACCAACTGGACCTGGTCTGGCAATAGCGTCACCGGTGGCAAGAAGAGCTCCAGTTGCAAGAACGTTCCTGCTGGCGCCTCATGCTAG
- a CDS encoding class I SAM-dependent methyltransferase, with product MASPRPQSTTQPQHQTPSVIEPDDFDDADSAYTGSLGDASYTTSITSSAMNYTYENGRRYHSYHEGEYVLPNDEQEQDRLDLSHHIYRILLKGELHAAPIKNPRRVLDIGTGTGIWAIDFADEHPESEVIGNDLSPIQPSWIPPNCRFEIDDFELPWSYSQPFDYIHGRELEGAIRDHDTLFRQAYENLRPGGWLEMASMDVNSYSDDGTHLKAVNMVEGVKNMHAASKKHGKDMTTAPTWKAKMEKAGFINVREDIYKLPQSPWPKDPKLKELGRYHQVNMFEAVGPYSFALFTRYLGWSRAEIEVLVAGMRKELRDYQTYHLYTNVRIVYGQRPETD from the exons ATGGCCAGTCCAAGACCACAATCGACCACACAACCGCAACACCAGACCCCAAGTGTCATCGAGCCTGAT GACTTTGACGATGCCGACTCCGCCTACACTGGCTC TCTCGGAGACGCCAGCTACACCACCAGCATCACATCAAGTGCCATGAACTACAC CTATGAG AACGGTCGCAGATATCATTCTTACCACGAGGGCGAATATGTGCTG CCCAATGACGAGCAAGAACAAGACCGCCTGGACCTG AGCCATCACATCTATCGCATCCTCCTCAAAGGTGAACTACACGCCGCGCCCATCAAGAACCCCCGACGAGTATTGGATATCGGAACCGGTACTGGAATATGGGCAATTGATTTTGCGGA CGAGCACCCCGAGTCAGAGGTCATTG GAAACGATCTCAGTCCCATCCAACCCTCATG GATCCCTCCCAACTGCCGCTTTGAGATCGACGATTTCGAATTACCCTGGTCCTACAGCCAACCGTTTGATTACATCCACGGCCGTGAACTCGAAGGAGCTATCCGCGACCATGACACTCTTTTTAGACAAGCATATGAGAACCTGCGGCCAGGTGGCTGGCTAGAAATGGCCTCCATGGACGTCAACTCGTATTCCGACGACGGGACCCATCTCAAGGCGGTTAATATGGTTGAGGGGGTCAAGAACATGCATGCAGCATCGAAGAAGCACGGGAAAGACATGACAACAGCGCCAACATGGAAAgcaaagatggagaaggcagGCTTTATTAACGTCCGCGAGGACATCTACAAG CTCCCGCAGAGCCCATGGCCCAAGGACCCGAAGCTCAAGGAACTCGGTCGCTACCACCAAGTCAACATGTTCGAAGCCGTCGGCCCCTACTCCTTCGCTCTGTTTACGCGGTACCTCGGCTGGTCACGTGCCGAGATCGAGGTGCTCGTAGCGGGTATGCGCAAGGAACTGCGCGATTATCAGACCTACCATCTCTACACCAATGTGCGTATTGTTTACGGCCAGCGGCCCGAGACGGATTGA